One Papaver somniferum cultivar HN1 chromosome 10, ASM357369v1, whole genome shotgun sequence genomic window carries:
- the LOC113315435 gene encoding uncharacterized protein LOC113315435, whose product MEVLSILLQQQVMAGNYGLHPKCKGTNLTHLCFVDDILVFFKGNVKSAQVLSKVIKDFSGFSGLDVNYNKTSLFSSSVEAGILEDISSCLNCSKGELPVRYIGSDIGKKHNPISWSQICTVERAEGLGGKDLEQTNIISNLRHIWDINSGKNTIWTQWIHTNLIKQRDFCTLVVPKDCSWSWRRILEFRDTAKQFMDTCLINGEKASLYYGFWHPKGRLCDWMNAECLETIFPNKELIVAYYMVDGFLKFPECNHGPHCDGKDILQGVDYDFRDEDLVLWNGSKNVDFSMRETFRALSGDTIEMPWTKLVWFKNNIPRHSFISWLACHKRLKTKAKLQRWGLVNNAACALCGGGIEDEEHIFLTCSFSNIIWK is encoded by the exons ATGGAGGTCTTAAGTATTTTACTACAACAGCAAGTTATGGCTGGTAATTATGGGCTACACCCAAAGTGTAAAGGCACAAATTTAACACATTTGTGCTTTGTTGATGACATTCTTGTTTTCTTCAAAGGCAATGTGAAATCTGCTCAGGTGTTGTCAAAGGTGATAAAGGATTTCAGTGGCTTCTCTGGACTAGATGTGAACTATAACAAAACctctctattttcttcttctgtgGAGGCTGGGATTTTAGAAGATATTTCTTCCTGCTTAAATTGTTCTAAAGGAGAGCTTCCAGTGAGGTACATAG GGTCTGATATTGGAAAAAAGCATAATCCAATCAGTTGGAGCCAAATATGCACTGTTGAGAGAGCTGAGGGTCTTGGAGGAAAGGACTTGGAACAAACAAACATTATTTCCAATTTAAGGCACATATGGGATATTAATTCAGGCAAAAACACCATTTGGACTCAATGGATACATACTAATCTCATTAAACAGAGGGATTTCTGCACTTTAGTTGTTCCAAAGGATTGTTCATGGAGCTGGAGGAGAATTCTTGAATTCAGAGACACTGCAAAACAGTTTATGGATACCTGCCTTATAAATGGAGAAAAAGCTAGCTTATATTATGGATTTTGGCATCCCAAAGGCAGGTTATGTGACTGGATGAATGCTGAATGTCTTGAGACTATCTTCCCTAACAAAGAATTAATAGTAGCTTACTATATGGTTGATGGCTTTCTTAAATTTCCTGAGTGTAATCATGGGCCTCATTGTGATGGAAAGGATATTCTTCAAGGAGTGGATTATGATTTTAGAGATGAAGACCTGGTGTTATGGAACGGAAGTAAGAATGTGGATTTCTCTATGAGAGAGACATTTAGAGCTCTATCTGGAGATACTATTGAGATGCCTTGGACTAAATTGGTGTGGTTTAAGAATAATATCCCTAGACATTCTTTTATAAGTTGGCTAGCTTGTcataaaagacttaaaacaaaagCAAAATTACAAAGATGGGGTCTTGTGAATAATGCCGCTTGTGCTTTGTGTGGTGGAGGAATTGAAGATGAGGAACAT
- the LOC113315436 gene encoding uncharacterized protein LOC113315436, translating into MGDFNYLLEVGDKVGGVEVIPSNYKEFYDCTQDAHIFDLRYTGCFFTWNNKQEGDYKIASKIDRIMVNMEWVEAFSDSTAEFLLSGISDHSPEAVKTYAKLARYEESINKEKSKVQWMEDGDLNTRFFYNSVKETRSRNNILVLNSGEDIKLEDDKLIGEECVNFFSDLFSGDSSQGDIQEVLNKLHFNRFIHPCDVEKLVMPISRDEVIEDLSSIHFSKARGPDGFNSYFFKSAWPVVGDDFVAAITNFFKTGKLLKEVNNTLITLVAKCENASTVFDFRPISCCSVIYKCLTKILSYRMKIILKGLISSSQSAFISGRSIQDNILLAHEIVRNYHKSGGSPRCDLKIDLQKAYDAVSWEAIVVVMRKFGFPERFIDWVMVCISTSKFFVMINGPPYGFFGAQIGV; encoded by the exons TTAATTATCTATTAGAAGTTGGAGACAAAGTGGGGGGTGTTGAGGTTATTCCTTCTAATTATAAGGAATTTTATGACTGCACTCAAGATGCTCATATTTTTGATTTAAGATATACTGGTTGTTTCTTTACTTGGAATAATAAACAAGAGGGGGACTATAAAATTGCTTCAAAGATAGATAGAAtaatggtgaatatggaatgGGTTGAAGCTTTCTCTGATTCTACTGCTGAGTTTCTACTCTCGGGTATTTCAGATCATAGTCCAG AAGCTGTGAAGACCTATGCTAAGCTAGCTAGGTATGAAGAATCCATTAACAAGGAGAAATCTAAGGTCCAATGGATGGAGGATGGTGATCTAAATACAAGATTCTTTTACAACTCTGTAAAGGAGACGAGGTCAAGGAATAATATTCTTGTGCTAAATTCTGGGGAAGATATCAAGTTGGAGGATGATAAGTTGATTGGTGAAGAATGTGTTAATTTTTTCAGTGATTTGTTTAGTGGAGATTCTAGTCAGGGGGATATCCAGGAGGTGCTAAATAAACTGCATTTCAATAGATTTATTCATCCTTGTGATGTTGAAAAATTGGTGATGCCTATTTCTAGAGATGAAGTGATTGAAGATCTGTCCTCCATTCATTTTTCTAAGGCCCGTGGGCCTGATGGGTTCaatagttatttcttcaaaagtgCTTGGCCTGTGGTGGGAGATGATTTTGTTGCTGCCATTACAAATTTTTTCAAGACTGGAAAGCTTCTTAAAGAGGTAAACAACACTCTCATTACTCTTGTTGCTAAATGTGAGAACGCTTCCACTGTTTTTGACTTCAGACCTATCTCCTGCTGCAGTGTCATCTACAAGTGTTTGACAAAAATTTTGTCTTATAGAATGAAGATTATCTTAAAGGGTTTAATTAGTTCTAGTCAGTCTGCTTTTATATCTGGGAGGTCCATTCAAGATAATATTCTTTTAGCTCATGAAATTGTTAGGAATTACCATAAATCTGGTGGTAGTCCTAGGTgtgatctcaaaattgatcttcaaaAGGCCTATGACGCCGTCAGTTGGGAAGCTATTGTTGTTGTGATGAGGAAGTTTGGGTTCCCAGAGAGATTTATTGATTGGGTTATGGTGTGCATATCTACTTCCAAGTTCTTTGTTATGATTAATGGACCCCCCTATGGATTTTTTGGTGCTCAAATAGGAGTGTGA